The Candidatus Neomarinimicrobiota bacterium genome segment CGCGGGAAAATTGCTCAAAATACGGGATTAATTCTTTTTGTTCTTCTGTGAGAATATTATCGAACATGTGCATATACCTTTTAAACTCCCCGACAAAAAATTGGGATTACCAACTTTAATTCTCCCCTATTACCCCGACCTTCGGTACGGGACAGGCACGGGAGAGAGTCAGGGGAAAACTTAATGGCTGTAAATAGTTTCATGTTCAGGAAATCCTTTCGAATCCCCCTGTCGTAGGGGGAAAATGGGGGTTTTAAATATTGATAAAAGGTTAGGTATCCAACTCTCTGCATTTTTGAGATATTATTTCTAAAATTTCATTGAGATTTTCATCAATTTCATTATTGAAAAAACGAATGATGGTATATCTCCATTTTACCAGATTTTCCGTTCTTTCTTTATCCTTTTTTCGTTGGCTTGGATGCAAATGACCGTTGCCGTCGACTTCAATGATCAGTTTCAATTCCAGACAACAAAAATCAACAACATAATTTTCAATACTAACCTGTCTGCGGAATTTATGCCCATCGATTTGTCTATTTTTCAGACATTGCCATAATTTTAATTCCCATGGTGTAGGTCGATTTCGATGTAACCGCCTGATAGTTTTTAATTTTTGTTTATTGACTTCTTTGACATTCTTCATAGGATTCTACGTGTTTTTAATAACCCCTTTCCGCCAAAGGTCGGACGCGGTGTATTTCCCCTATTACAGGGAAAACTTTAAAGGTTGGGATGTTTGGATTATATCACACAATTAAGATTTTTTTATGGTATCCTTTATTGTAGTAGTGGGTATATGTGTTTTTCATCATTCAACTACCTTTAGAAGGTAGAATTTGGTAAAGAAATGAAATATCTGATTAAACATGTAGATTTATCTTTTCCCTGCCCTCTAAAGGTAACTTTTGGGTACATGACGGGTAAAATACGCGTGGAAGAAGGATATAATCTCATCATTGTAATTTGTTCTGATACCGGAAATTCCCCGTTTAAATACATCAGCTGCTTTTTCTACACCGATTGTATCAAACAACCATTTTACATCCTCTTCCCGGCCTTGGTTTAACGTCGCTTCCACAATGGATGAAATACTTAAGCCGGGCAAATCTTCTAACGGGACCCAATGCCAGAAAAGATGGTGGTTTAGAATATATTCCTTCATGGGTTCCCCATAAGATTCCACTGCTTTTTCATCGAGATAGGAATTGCGCCCTTCGACTACGCTCAGGACGGGATTAAGGTTAGGATTAGGAGGCACAGCGGGCAATGACACATCCTTATTACTGTATTCAACATGAATGTCAGATCGAGAAGGTGAAATATTTTCAGGCACGTCTTGTGAGTTTTCCTCTTCCTGAAGCAGATCCTGCAATAGGACATCCAAGGCATCGGCAATATCCCTTACCATTCCAAGATAGACCCGTGCCTTGCCAGATTCCATTCGGGCAATCGTGTCCCGCGATACACCAATGCTGTCCGCTAGCTGTGTTTGTGTGATTTTCTTATTTTTCCGAAAACTCTTGAGAGACAGAATAACCTGCTGTTCAAATGTTAATGATTCTCCTCCGATGTGCATGAAAATACCTCTTTCTCTGGTTATTAAATTGACGACAGATAACCGTATTTTTTGACCCATTTATATTTCCCCTATTACAGG includes the following:
- a CDS encoding endonuclease domain-containing protein, which produces MKNVKEVNKQKLKTIRRLHRNRPTPWELKLWQCLKNRQIDGHKFRRQVSIENYVVDFCCLELKLIIEVDGNGHLHPSQRKKDKERTENLVKWRYTIIRFFNNEIDENLNEILEIISQKCRELDT
- a CDS encoding helix-turn-helix transcriptional regulator; its protein translation is MGQKIRLSVVNLITRERGIFMHIGGESLTFEQQVILSLKSFRKNKKITQTQLADSIGVSRDTIARMESGKARVYLGMVRDIADALDVLLQDLLQEEENSQDVPENISPSRSDIHVEYSNKDVSLPAVPPNPNLNPVLSVVEGRNSYLDEKAVESYGEPMKEYILNHHLFWHWVPLEDLPGLSISSIVEATLNQGREEDVKWLFDTIGVEKAADVFKRGISGIRTNYNDEIISFFHAYFTRHVPKSYL